The Halomonas sp. HAL1 genome segment ACGATGGAGAGGGCAAAGCCAGCAGGCATCATGGCCCAGGCATCCCGCGCATGCGCCAGCGCATTAACAAAGGCCAGTATCCCGGTCAGCAGTAGTAGCGCTGGGTAAATCATGAGCGCCAGGCCGCGGTGCGAAGCGCGAAAGAAGCCAATAATGGCACATAAAAATGCAAGCCCTGTGAATACAAGCCCACCCACGTTTAACCAGGAAGCAAAGGTAGCCCATTGAATATGGTAGGTCGTTGAGTAGGCGTAATCACTTAGCGTGGCGCCCAAAAAGAGAGGGATAGTGCCAGCAAGCAGTGTGGCGTGAAGCGGATTCAGCCCGCTTCGATAAGTGCGATTGTCAGTGGCTGTCACGGCAAACTCCTTATGCTGTTCAAGCTAATTAATTTACCTAGATTGACCGACGCTAAACGCCAAGCCATCCCAGGCAACGACATCATGTTCGTCAGGGGGGAGTATAGTTGACGATCAAAAACTTGCCCAAAGCGAAGCGGGCAGGTGGTTAGCCGCACGTGATGCTCATGAATGCTTACCATAAGAACTCTTTAATGCTGCCACCAGACCGCTTTTTGTGAGGAGATGCGGGGGAAGTCACATCTTACTGAGCATCTCCACCGCTTGATCGAAGTGTCCATCCCGCTCTGCCCAGCGCAGGAACTTCACTTTCTCCACCAGAATTTCCTTGGGTGTCGGTTGTTGGCTAAACAGCGTCATGACTTCTTCGATGTAGTCATTGAGCGGCATATAGCCTTCCCGGGTCGACTGGCCTGGCGTCAGCTCTGTCTGTACGGCGGGAGGCGCAAGCTCGATGAGCTCGACCTTACCCTTGAGCTGTTCGCGCAGGGAGATTGTGTAGGAGTGGATAGCTGCCTTGGTGGCGTTATAGGTGGGCGTACCGCTTAACGGTACAAACGCTAACCCGGATGAGACGTTCACGATTGCCGCGTCTGGCTGGCTTACCAGATGGTCAGTTAGGGCGTTCGTTAGCCGGATTGGCCCGAGCAGATTGGCAGTGACCGTCTGCTCGGCATCGCTCAAATCGCGGGTGCAGGACACGTCTTCGCGCCGCATAATGCCCGCATTGTTGATCAGTACATTGAGGTTGGGGTGCTCAGCGACGACCCGCTCTGCAAAGGCGGTAATGGCTTTTGGATCCTCGACATCGACGACCATCGCGTACATGTTTTGCTGACCAGTAATGGTCTCTTCCAGCGTTTCCATGCGCCGACCGGCGACGATGACGGTGTTGCCAAGAGCATTGAAGCGTAAGGCAAGTTCACGGCCAATCCCGGAGCCGCCACCGGTGATAAGCATAGTATTTCCTGATGTTTTCATGGTTTCACTCTCCGTCTATTTGTAGGACTCGATGCCACTAATGTTTTAACAATTCGGTGGCGGCGGGGCTTGCCAACACCTGCGCAAAACTTGCCTGATCCTGCAGGTGTGGAGAAACACCTTATCGGCCATGCTAAATTTGAGTCGAGAGGCTGGCTTGAGGAAAGCAGATGAACTCACTTATACAAGCGGTTCAGACATATGCCACGCAACATGCTAATAGCGATGGTTTGGTGTTATCCCGTGTGCCGGGGCTTAGTATGATGTGTGTAGAAACCCCCGCTGGTGACTTGCAATCGATATATAAACCGCTGGTTTGCCTAGTGTTACAAGGGGCAAAGCGGATGATGGTCGGGCGCCAGAATAGAGTGGTAACTGCGGGGGAGTCCGCGATCGTGAGCGCGGATATGCCTGTCGTCGGGCGGATAGTCCAGGCGAATCCGAGCGAGCCCTATCTGGCGGTCGCGGTCGAACTGGACATGGTTATCTTGCGCGAACTTGCCGCTCACTTAGGGACGCCGCGGCCACAGCGGCCATCTGAGATGCAGACACTATTTGCTGAAGATACCGAAGCCGAGGTGATTGACTGCGTATCACGGCTGATGAAGCTGCTGGATCGCCCTGACTCAGCACCGCTTCTACGCCCGGGTATCATGCAGGAGTTGCACTATTGGCTGCTATCGGGCCCTCATGGCATCGCTTTGCGGGGTATTGCCGACCCTGATAGCTACGCGAGCCGTCTTGCCGCTGCCATTGACATCTTGAGAGCCGAGTACACATCGCGCGTGCCGGTGGAGCAATTGGCGACAAAGGCAGGCATGAGCCTCACCTCGTTTCATAAGCACTTCAAACACATGACGTCGCTTACGCCGGGGC includes the following:
- a CDS encoding AraC family transcriptional regulator, encoding MNSLIQAVQTYATQHANSDGLVLSRVPGLSMMCVETPAGDLQSIYKPLVCLVLQGAKRMMVGRQNRVVTAGESAIVSADMPVVGRIVQANPSEPYLAVAVELDMVILRELAAHLGTPRPQRPSEMQTLFAEDTEAEVIDCVSRLMKLLDRPDSAPLLRPGIMQELHYWLLSGPHGIALRGIADPDSYASRLAAAIDILRAEYTSRVPVEQLATKAGMSLTSFHKHFKHMTSLTPGQYQQRLRLIEARRLMLHEGCSASHAAFEVGYESVSQFTREYGRLFQLPPKRDALRFQKSSEAASSHAVASQRLGA
- a CDS encoding DUF2231 domain-containing protein, with the protein product MTATDNRTYRSGLNPLHATLLAGTIPLFLGATLSDYAYSTTYHIQWATFASWLNVGGLVFTGLAFLCAIIGFFRASHRGLALMIYPALLLLTGILAFVNALAHARDAWAMMPAGFALSIVVVLLAGTATWVGFSRLGTGDKS
- a CDS encoding SDR family oxidoreductase; this encodes MKTSGNTMLITGGGSGIGRELALRFNALGNTVIVAGRRMETLEETITGQQNMYAMVVDVEDPKAITAFAERVVAEHPNLNVLINNAGIMRREDVSCTRDLSDAEQTVTANLLGPIRLTNALTDHLVSQPDAAIVNVSSGLAFVPLSGTPTYNATKAAIHSYTISLREQLKGKVELIELAPPAVQTELTPGQSTREGYMPLNDYIEEVMTLFSQQPTPKEILVEKVKFLRWAERDGHFDQAVEMLSKM